The Polyangium mundeleinium genome contains the following window.
GGGCATCGTCGCCATCTACGACGTCGGCGAGCATGACGGCGCGCCGTTCATCGCGATGGAGCTCGTCGAGGGGCGCCCTTTGCGGGCCCTCGTGGGCGGGGACGAACCCCTCGGCACGCGCTTGCGCCTCCTCCTGGAGATCGCGCGGGCCCTTTCGGCTGCGCATCAGGCGGGCCTCGTGCACCGCGATGTCAAACCCGAGAACGTCGTCGTTCGCGGCGACGGCGCCGTGAAGGTCCTCGATTTCGGGATCGCCCGCAAGCTCGCGCGGACGAGCGCCGATCCCCTCGGACCCACGGCCGACGGCGCGCTCGCCACGATGACGGCCGAGGGCGCGCTCGTCGGCACCCCGGCGTACATGGCGCCCGAACAGCTCCGCGGCGAGGAGATCGACGCGCGGGCCGATCAGTTCGCGTGGGGCGTCCTCGCCTACGAATTGCTCGCCGGCAAGATCCCGTTTCGCTCCGACAAAGGCGCGGTCAGCCTCATGGCGTCGATCCTGAGCGACGAACCGCCCCCGATCACGACCGTGCCCGACGGCGTCTGGCAGATCCTCGCGCGCGCCCTCGCGAAGGAGCCCGAGGCGCGGTTCGCCTCGATGGACGAGGTCGCGCAGAACCTCCACGTGTTCGTCACCGCGGAGGACACGCGGACCATCACGAGCCGCCGCAATGTCGTCCTCGTCTCCTCCACCGGCGACACCCGCGCGCCGGTCGTTGCCTCGCTCCCGCCCCCTTCGGCGTCGCGCAAGCCCTGGATGTTCGTGGCGCCTGTCGTCGCCCTCCTCGCCGCGGGCGGCGCCGTGGTTGCCCTCCGCAAAGCCCCGGCCGACGTGAATGCTTCGGCGCCGTCCTCGGCGGTCGTGCCGGCCGGCCCCGCGCCCACGGCCGTCACCGATTTGCCCCTTCCGCCCACGGAAAACGCGGAAGCGCGGCTTGCGTTTCGCGAGGGGCTCCAGGCGATCCGGGACGCCACCTGGGACACGGCGATTGCCGCGTTCGAGCGGGCGCGCAAGGCCGATCCGGGCATGGCCGCGGCGCACCTCCGGTTTGCGGCGCTCGAGGCCTCGTTCGACATCAACGCGGCCCGCGAGGCGTTTCGCAAGGCGATCGGCCTCCGCAGCTCGCTCACCGAGCGCGACCAGGCGTTCCTCGACGCGCTCGAGCCGATGCTCCAGAACGACCCGAGCGATTGCGCGACGTCGGCCCGCAGGTTCGAGGCCATGGTCGCGAAATGGCCCGGCGACGCGGAGATCGTCTTCTGGTATGCGCGCCAGCTCCTCGAATCCACGAAGGCCTCCCAATCGGAGAAGGTCCTCGCGCTCGCGCGGCGCTGCGTCGAGCTCGACCCGCAATACGCCGATTGCTGGCAGACGCAGCAATACGCGCTTTTGCCCCTCCGCCGGAGCGCGGAGGCGCTCGTCGCGCTCGAAAAATGCGTCGAGGTCTCGGCCGGCGCGGTCGATTGCCTCAATGACAAGATCAAGATCGTCTCGTCGCTCGGCCAGTGTGATGTCGCGGCCGAGACGGCGCGGCGGTGGATGGCCAAGGAGCCTTCCTCGCCGAAGCCCCACTTGATGCTCGGCGGCGCTCTGTATGGCGCAGGCGAGCCCGAGGCGGCCGTCCGCGCGGCGCTCGACCAGGCGGAGCGGCGCTTCCGGGCGACGGGTCATCCCTGGCAAGCCGAGGATCTCGTGGCCCGCCGCGCGATGGCGTTCGGCGAGTTCACGACCGGGGCACGCGCCGCGGATTCGTTGATGTCCCTGACCCCGCCCATGCCGCAGGATGAGATCGCCGTGTATCACCTGCGGACGTTCGCGCGCTTGGAGCTCGGGGACATCGAGGGAGCGGCCCAGGTCGCGGACGAGTTCCTCGCGAAGAGCGCGCTCCGGACGGGGCAGTTCATCGGCGGCCACATCCTCGACCCCACCGTGTTCATGCATTCGCTCCGGCTCCGCGCCGGCAAGGAATCGCGCGCGGAATACGAGGCGGCGCGGTCCGCGTGGCTCGCGAAGCAGAATGTCTCGACGCCCGGGGGACGGCGGGTGGCCTGGGACGCGGCGTATGCCTGGCCGGCGTATTCGTCCGAGCTCGCGCAGGAGGCCCTCGCGAAGGAGGAAGAGTACATGCGGCTCCCGTCCGGCGAGCTCGACACGAGCGAGGCGGTATGGACGGGCTCGCTCGGCCATATGCGCCTCCTCGTCGGCAAGGAGATCGAAGCGCTGCCCTACCTCGAGAAGGCCGCGCAGGTCTGCCCCAACCCCTGGCAGTCGAGGTGGTACGTCCACCAGCAGGCGCGCCTCGGCATCGCGCGCGAGGCGAAGGGCGACAAACCCGGCGCTTGCAGCGCGTATCGCGCCGTCCTTTCCCGGTGGAGCAATCCGAAAGAATCGGTCACGGCGCGGGACGTGGAGAAGCGGGCGAAGGGCCTCGGCTGCGGTTTTCTCGCGGACGGGGGGCTCGCAGGGCCCCGTTCGCCGCGGGGTTCGAATCCGAACGCTGGCTGACGTTCCGCGGCGTCGCGCGGGATGGTAGGCGCGCGCCGGCTTGCCACGTAAGATGCGCTTTCCCCTTCGAGCTGCCCCCGAGAGGTCATGACCGCCACCCGAAGAGCCCCCGATGAGCCGAACGCCTCGGACCTCGAGCGCATCCTCCGCGACGCCACGCGGCTCCAGCTCGACCTTGCCCGCGCCGCAAGCGTCCTGCGCGAGCGCGGCGGTGATCTCGCGCGGGATCTGCCGGGCGAGATCGACGGCCTGATCACGCAGCTCTCCACCTTTCGCACGAGCCTCGATGCGGAGCGGCGCGAGCAGGAGGGCGCCATGTCGCGCGAGGCGCAGGCGGCGCTCTTCGAGGTCGGCAAGGCCATCACCTCCTCGCTCGACCTCAAGACCGTGCTGAACCAGTGCATGGACTCCGTGATCGAGTTGACGAAGGCCGAGCGTGGCTACCTCGTCCTCGTCGACCAATACGGCAAGCTCGACGTCCAGGTCGCGCGGAACCTCGACCAGGACACCATTCGGAGCATGGAGTTTGCGTATTCGAGCTCCGTGGTCGAGGAGGTCTTGAAGAGCGAGCGCAGCGTCCTCACGAGCAATGCGCAGACGGACGAGCGATTCGCGCTCCAGCGCAGCGTGGCGATGTTCCGGCTCACGAGCATCATGGCCGCGCCCTTGCGCATCCGGGGCAAGGTGATCGGCGTCCTGTACGTGGACAACCGCGCCTTCACCGGGCAGTTCTCGCAAGCGAAGCTCGATTTGCTGGAGGCGTTCGCGGGGCAGGCCGCGATCGCGATCCACAATGCCAAGCTCTTCGGGCAGACCGACGAGGCGCTCAAGCAACGCCTCCTCGAGCTCGAAGGCCTTTACAAGGAGCTCGCCGTGGCCCGCGAGCGCGCCGAGAATGGCCTCGCGGCCGTCGAGCGCGAGATGCAGATCGGCCGCGTCCTTCAATCCGAGTTCCTCCCGCGCGAGCTGCCCTCCTTGCCCGGCTGGCAGATCGCCTCCCGGTTCTTGCCGGCGCGCCAGCTCTCGGGCGATTTCTACGACGTCTTTCAGCTCGCCTCCGGGGAGTTCGCCGTCGCGATCGCCGACGTCTGCGACAAGGGCGTCGGTGCCGCGCTCTTCATGTCCCTCGTCCGCGGCCTGCTCCGCGCTTTCGCGCTCCGGGCGGCCGATCGGACCGCGGTTCTCGCGGCCATCACCGAGACGAACGATTACCTCGCCGAGAACCACGGCCGCACGGCCATGTTCACGACCCTCTTTTTCGGGGTCCTCGACCCGGAGAGCGGCGAGCTCTCCTATGTCAATTGCGGGCACGACGCGCCGATCGTCCTCGGCGCGACCGGCGAGGAGATCCGCCTCGAATCGACGGGCCCCGCGCTCGGCGCCATCCGGGACGTCGAATTCGAGATGGGCCAGATCACGCTGCTCCCCGGCGATTCTCTCGTGGCCTTCACGGACGGCGTGAGCGACGCGCTCGACCCGTCCGAGCGCTCGTTCAGCGAGGAAAAACTCCTCTCGATCCTGCGCGGCGGCGCGCCTTCCGTCACGACCATGCTCGGCGACGTCGTGGCCGCGCTTCGCCACCACATCGGGGGCGCCGCGCAGTTCGACGACATCACCTTGCTCGCGCTCCGCCGCAATCCGACACGCCGCGACTTCCCCACGGGCCAGTACCGCGTGATCGAGCCGATTGTGCAGGCCACGGGAAAGCGCAACCGGCGCTGATCGAGGCGTTGAAAAACGCGGAAGGCGCGGGTAGCCTTCGAGCGTGCTCTGGGTTGGTGGGAAACGCCTCTACGGCAAGGTCGAGCAGGTAGGCAGCACCTACGTCGCGACGACGTTTGCCTTCCTCCAGTTCTTGCCGATCTACCCCGTGCGTTCGCACATCGTCGTGGCCGAGGGCGCGGCCGACACGCACAAGGTCGTGCACATCAAGATGAACTGGAAGAGCGTCGCGACGGGGTATCTCCGCGCGTACGGCATCGCGGCCACGCTCTTCTCGCTCCTCCCGGGCCTCGTCGTGGCGGGCACCTCGAAGGTGCCGACGGCCTATGTCGGCGCGGGCCTCGTGCTCGCCTGCGCGGGGGTGACCACGGCGGCGTTCTCCATGATCGGCCGCCTGAGCCGTGAGGAGAAGGCGCAGCGCCTCCTTTACGCGCGTTTCCTCGGGCACCCCGTGCACCCGTCGATCCTCGACGAGGACATGCGCGGCGCCATCGCGCAGAAGCTGCGTGATTTCCTGGAGGAGCGCGCGACGGCGGTGATGACGGGCTCGAACTACCGCAAGGGCGGGCCCGTGAAGGCGGGGTATCGGGTGGTCGCGCTCGAGCCGTCGATGCGGGATCGGGAGTATCTCGAAGCGGCGTTCACGCTCGCCTGCATCGACGCGTCGCTCTCGGTGGGGCCGATGCGGGCCGACGCGGAGCGCGTGCACGGGGCGCTCTGGAACAAGCTGCTCGCGGAGCACCCGGACGTCATCGACGTCGTGCGGGACGCCGAGGCCTTGCAGCGCTCGTGGGTGAGCAACGTGCTCGGCTTCGTCCCGCTCGTGGCGGCCATGGGCGTGTGCTGCGTGATGCTCCTGCGCAACGACGCCGTCTTCAAGTGGAAGTCGAGCCCGGCCGAGAAGAAGACCGAATACGGGTTCGTGCCGGAAGAGCTTTTGCGCTGAAGGCGCGCGCCGCTCATGCGCCTTGTGGCGCCGCGGCTTCGCGCGGTACGATCGTGGGCGTTTTCCCTGGGAGCACCTACGCCCATGCGCCTTTTCCATTTCGCCGCGCCGTTCACCCTCGCCGTCTCCCTCGCCGCGTCCGGTTGTAGCAGTGACGTCGCCTCGTCCTCGGGGTCCGGCGCATCCTCGGCGTCGTCGTCCTCGTCGGCCGGCGGCGCGGGCGGCATGGGCGGCGCGGGTGGCGTCGGGGGTGGTTCGTCCTCCTCGGGCACCGGCGCCGGCGGCGTCGCTTGCACGGACGAGGTTTGCAACGGGCTCGACGACGATTGCGACGGCGCCATCGACGAAGACGCCTCCCTTTGCGCGGGGCCCGGCGAGGTCTGCGCTGCGGGCGCTTGCGCGGCCGACTGTGGCCATCCCGAGGCGAACCCTTGCGCGCAGGACACCGTCTGCAACGTCAGCGACAAAGACCCCGGCGCCTGCGTCGCGCCCGACGCCGGCTGCGTCGTCACCGGCCCGCTCGTCCCTTGTGGTGCCTCGACCTGCGGCCCCGGCACCACCTGCGACGCTGCCACGAATACCTGCGTCGCGTCCCTGCCTTGCGCGGGCATCAAGTGCACCGGCACGGTTTGTCGTGGCGTCGCGTGCCCCTGCGAGCGCCCTGCGCCGAGCTGCACCGGCGCCACGCTCGAACAGCTCAACGCGTCGGCGTTCGTGAATGGCCTCGTCGACATCGACTTCGACCTCGCCTGCAATGCCTGGGGCGTCACCGTCATCAGCGGACCCGATTACCTGCGCAAGGTCAGCACCACCGGCCAGGTCTCCACGGTCCAGGGCGTCACGAACCTCAACATGGGCGAGGTCGCTGCGCTCCAGGGCCAGGACGGCACGTTCGGCGGCGACGTCACCGAGGTCGGGCTCACGTACAACTGCTGTGCGAACTGCGGTTGTCAAGGCACACCGCAGGGCGTCGCGTTCTTCGACCAGATGACGAATGCTTTGCCGCTCGTCATCCCGAGCGCGAAGATCACGACCGGCGCGGGCCCCTTCAAGAGTGGTTACCTCGACACCGGCCCGCAGGGCCTCACCTGGGGCCTCCGGAAGAAGCTTTACGTGGGCAATGTCGATGCGGACGGCGATTTCCACACCGTCGACCTCGTCGATGGCACGAAGGGCCTCGTCGCCACCCTGCCGGCCCGCGTCTACGCCGCGTCGCCCTACGATGGGAGCCGCCTGCTCGTCGCGCTCGCGACGAAGGAGATCGTGCTCCTCGACGTGAACACCGGCGCGACGACGCCCTTCGCGGCCCTGCCGGCGGACATCACGAGCCTCGCGCGGGATCCGTTCACCGGCCACGTCTATGTCTCGCTTTTCGGCGGCGAGATCCACGACCTCGATGGATTCGGCACGGATCTCGGTATGTTCGCGAAGGGCGCGAAGAGCGGCCGGATCGCCCTCGCGCGGGACAACTACCTTTACCACGTGAACGCTGCGCCCGTGGGAGGCGCCTCGATCGAGCGATTCCCGCTCCCGCAGACGTATTGAAGTTGACGCCCTGCAGGCCTTGCCTTCCAATCCTCGTGTCAACGTCGTGACCCGCCGCTGCCCGTGATGATTCGATCCCTCCATAGGCCCCTTCTCTTCGGGGCCCTTCTGCTCACGATGGCTTGCTCGAGCCGGGGGCCCACGCCCGAGGTCGGGCCCTCCGCGCCGCCGCCCGCGCCGCTGCCGGTCGTCCCGAATCCGCCGTCGATCGCCGCGCCGCCGCCGCTCGAACCCAAAAAACCCGCGCCACCCGCGCCGGTGGAGCCTTCCCCTCCACCCGCGCCCCCGGAGACGAGCGCGCTTCCGGCCCGCGTGGACGGCATGATCCTCGTGCCCGCGGGGCCTTTCACGATGGGCGCCGACAGCGGAGGCGAGGCCGACGAATGGCCCGCGCACACCGTGACGCTGCCGGCGTATTACCTCGACGAGTTCGAGGTGACGAACAGCGACTACGCCCGCTGCATCGAGGCGAAGGTCTGCCCGCCGCCCGAGCCGAGCAACGCAGATCGCAATGGCGTCGGCCCGGACAAACGGTTCCGGGGGCCGAAGCAGCCCGTGAGCAGCGTCTCCTGGGACAGCGCGCGCGCCTATTGCGCATTCGTGGGCAAGCGCCTCCCGCGCGAGGCGGAGCTCGAAAAGGCGGCGCGCGGCGAGAACGGTCGGCTGTACCCATGGGGCCACTCGCCGCCCGGGCCCGAGCGCGCCGTCTTCGCGGTCAGCGTCACGGCGGATGTCGGGACACACCCCGCGGGGCGGGGACCGTACGGGCACCACGACCTCGCCGGCAACGTGTGGGAGTGGGCCGAGGACATCTACGATCCATTCGCGTACAAGCGCGCCGGCGCCTCCGAGGGGCGCGGCGGGACGTGCGAGGAGACCCTCGAAGCCTACGCGGAGCTTCGCCGGAAGCGCCAGCAGGGTTTTACCGGGTCGAACAAGATCCCGACCGAATGCGAGCGGGTCCTGCGCGGCGGCGGATTCAACTATCACGCGACGGGGCTCCGCTCCACGAACCGCGTCCATCACCCGGCGCGCTACAGGATGGTGATGAGCGGGTTCCGGTGCGCGAGGGACGCGAAGGGCTAGCGCCTCGCCCGGGGACATGGGCGATCGGAGAACCGCCCCATGGTGTAGGATGGACTGAGGGCACGACGTCGGCTCGGCGTTCGGGCTCCGGGACCACGTCACCATGACCGCGGAGGATCGGGGCGATCTCGAGCGTGAGCTCGGGACCCGCCTTGCCAGAGGAGACCTGAGGGGCGTCGCGACGACCGTGCTCGCGACGTACGGGCCCGAGATCTACGCGTTCGTCGCAGCCATGCACCGCGACGAGAGCGACGCCGAGGAGGTCTTCGCCCGCTTCGGCGAGGCGCTCTGGCAGGGGCTCCAGCGCTTCGAGGGCCATGCCTCCTTCCGCACCTTCGCCTACGCCGTCGCGCGAAGGGCCTCGGTTCGCTTCCGCAGGGACGCGGCGCGCAGGCGCAAGCGCGAGGGCGAGCTCGACAGCGCCGAGCTCTCGGGCGTGATGGAGGAGGTTCGCGAGCGCACGGCCTCGTACCTGCGGACGACGATTCGCAGCCGCCTCGCCGCGCTGCGCGCCTCGCTCCCCGAGGAAGACCAGGAGCTGCTCATGCTCCGCGTGGACCGCAAGCTGCCCTGGGACGAACTCGCCGTGGTGCTGCGCGGCGAGGACGAGCCGCCCCTCTCGGCCGAGGACAGACGCCGCGAGGGGGCGAGGCTGCGCAAGAAGTTCCAGCTCCTGAAGGACCGGCTGCGCGAGATGGCCCGCCGCGAGGGCCTGCTCGACGAGGACGGGTGAGCACGATGTCGTCGCAGAGCTTCGCCTGGCTGGAGGCCACGCTCGCGGGGAGCCCTTCGTCGTCCGACGCGACAGACGACTCGTTCCTGCGCGAGGTCGCGCGCATCGACGACGTGCCCGTGCCCCGCAAGCGCGAGGAGAAAGCGGGCAACCGCGTCGCGGATCGGTACGTGCTCGTATCGCTTCTCGGCAGCGGCGGGCAAGGCGCGGTGTGGGAGGCGGAGGACACGCTCACGGGCGAGCGGGTCGCGCTGAAGGTGCTGCGCGCGGTGTCGGCGACCTGCGCGGCGCGCGCGCAACGAGAGATCGCGGTGCTGCGGCTTTTGCGCCTGCCCGGCGTGGTGCGCCTCGTCGACGAGGGCCTCCAAGGCGACAGCCCCTTCCTCGTGACCGAGCGCATCATGGGCCGCCCCTTCCCCGGCGTGAGCGTCCCTTGCTCCTGGGAGGAGCTCGAGCCCGTCCTCGTTCGCCTGCTGGAGACGCTCGCGCGGATCCACGCCGTGGGCATCGTCCATCGCGATCTCAAGCCCGACAACGTGCTCGTGGGGCCGGACAAGCGCCCCGTGGTCCTCGATTTCGGCCTCTCGTCGCCGTCCGCCGCGTCGCCGGATCCGATCACGGACGCGGGGCAGATCGTCGGCACCCTTTCGTACATCGCGCCCGAGCAGTTCCGCGAGCAACGCGCCACGGCGCGCACCGATCTCTACGCCGTCGGAATCATGGCGTACCTCGCGCTCACGGGGCGCGTCCCCCATGAGAAGCGCGACATGTGCGCGTTCATCCTTTCGCGCTTGAACGAGCCCGCGCCGAACCTGCGCACGCTCGTCCCGCACCTGCCCTTCGAGGTGGCGCTCGTGCTCGATCAGCTCATCGCCACGAACCCCGCGGATCGACCACGCTCGGCGGCGGAGGTCGTGGTGCGGCTGCGCGATCGCCTCATCCCCTCGACACGTTCGAGCAGCGTCCCGCCGCCGCTCCGCCCGATCCTGATCCCGCGGGATCGGCAGCCGCCGCGCACGGTCGCGGCGCTCCAGGCCTTGTTCTCCGGTCCGAACCGCCTGCTTTATCTGCAAGAGGACGCCGCCCGGGTGCTCTTCGCGCGCACCGCGGGCGAGCCTGCGCTCGTCGCGCGGGAGCTCGAAGCGTGGGTGCGCGCGGGCCTGGCGCGCTGGGACGGCGAGCGCGTGGCCGTGGATCGCGAGGCGATCGAGGTGCTCGAAGCGGGGCTCGTGGTCGCGACACACGACGACACGGGCGCGATGCGGCTCCACCTGACGCCGCGGCAGTGGGACCTCGTCGCGTGGGTGGCGCTCGCGTTCCCGCATGCGGACGTGGGCGTGCTGGCCGAGGCGCGCGACGACGATCCGGAGGACGTCGAGGTCGAGCTCGATGAGCTCGTGCGCGCGGAGGTCTTGCGCCCGCTGCCCGAGGGGAAGTTCCTCCCGGCGATCTGGCCGGATGTGGAGGAGCTCTGGACGGTCGAGGCGCAGCAGCGCGCGCATCGGGCGCTCGCCGCGGCCTTGCCGCTCGGCGCGCCGGGCCGGCTGATGCATCTGCTCAAGGGCGCGGTCGACGATCGGGAGAGCGCGGCCGACGTGACGCGGGAGGTCGTGCGGGCCTCGCAACGGCTCGCGGCCGAGGGGCGCACCACGCGGGCGACGCTCCTGCTCACGGAGGGCCTGCGGATGCTCCGGCAGAATCCGCAAGCGTCGCGCGAGGATTGGGCGCGGCTCTTCGCGTCGTGGGTGGAGATCGCGCTCGCGGAGAACACGTCGACCGCGCTCGATCGGGTGCTCTACGAGCTTTGCCGGCCCGGCGCGGCCGACGATCCGGCGCTCGCGCACCTCGCGGCGCTCGTGCGCGCGGCGCTCGCGGCCGGGCCCTGGACCTCCCGCGTGCTCGTGGCGGCGGCCGAGGTGCTGCCGTTCACGGATCCGTCGCTCGAGCTGCGGCGGCAGGGCGTGCG
Protein-coding sequences here:
- a CDS encoding formylglycine-generating enzyme family protein, giving the protein MACSSRGPTPEVGPSAPPPAPLPVVPNPPSIAAPPPLEPKKPAPPAPVEPSPPPAPPETSALPARVDGMILVPAGPFTMGADSGGEADEWPAHTVTLPAYYLDEFEVTNSDYARCIEAKVCPPPEPSNADRNGVGPDKRFRGPKQPVSSVSWDSARAYCAFVGKRLPREAELEKAARGENGRLYPWGHSPPGPERAVFAVSVTADVGTHPAGRGPYGHHDLAGNVWEWAEDIYDPFAYKRAGASEGRGGTCEETLEAYAELRRKRQQGFTGSNKIPTECERVLRGGGFNYHATGLRSTNRVHHPARYRMVMSGFRCARDAKG
- a CDS encoding RNA polymerase sigma factor, whose protein sequence is MTAEDRGDLERELGTRLARGDLRGVATTVLATYGPEIYAFVAAMHRDESDAEEVFARFGEALWQGLQRFEGHASFRTFAYAVARRASVRFRRDAARRRKREGELDSAELSGVMEEVRERTASYLRTTIRSRLAALRASLPEEDQELLMLRVDRKLPWDELAVVLRGEDEPPLSAEDRRREGARLRKKFQLLKDRLREMARREGLLDEDG
- a CDS encoding serine/threonine-protein kinase, coding for MRFSPGESFDRYVIESLLGEGGMGEVYRAEDTRLRRRIALKVLRKGDEADSETWGRAVARMLREARAVAALSHPGIVAIYDVGEHDGAPFIAMELVEGRPLRALVGGDEPLGTRLRLLLEIARALSAAHQAGLVHRDVKPENVVVRGDGAVKVLDFGIARKLARTSADPLGPTADGALATMTAEGALVGTPAYMAPEQLRGEEIDARADQFAWGVLAYELLAGKIPFRSDKGAVSLMASILSDEPPPITTVPDGVWQILARALAKEPEARFASMDEVAQNLHVFVTAEDTRTITSRRNVVLVSSTGDTRAPVVASLPPPSASRKPWMFVAPVVALLAAGGAVVALRKAPADVNASAPSSAVVPAGPAPTAVTDLPLPPTENAEARLAFREGLQAIRDATWDTAIAAFERARKADPGMAAAHLRFAALEASFDINAAREAFRKAIGLRSSLTERDQAFLDALEPMLQNDPSDCATSARRFEAMVAKWPGDAEIVFWYARQLLESTKASQSEKVLALARRCVELDPQYADCWQTQQYALLPLRRSAEALVALEKCVEVSAGAVDCLNDKIKIVSSLGQCDVAAETARRWMAKEPSSPKPHLMLGGALYGAGEPEAAVRAALDQAERRFRATGHPWQAEDLVARRAMAFGEFTTGARAADSLMSLTPPMPQDEIAVYHLRTFARLELGDIEGAAQVADEFLAKSALRTGQFIGGHILDPTVFMHSLRLRAGKESRAEYEAARSAWLAKQNVSTPGGRRVAWDAAYAWPAYSSELAQEALAKEEEYMRLPSGELDTSEAVWTGSLGHMRLLVGKEIEALPYLEKAAQVCPNPWQSRWYVHQQARLGIAREAKGDKPGACSAYRAVLSRWSNPKESVTARDVEKRAKGLGCGFLADGGLAGPRSPRGSNPNAG
- a CDS encoding serine/threonine-protein kinase, with amino-acid sequence MSSQSFAWLEATLAGSPSSSDATDDSFLREVARIDDVPVPRKREEKAGNRVADRYVLVSLLGSGGQGAVWEAEDTLTGERVALKVLRAVSATCAARAQREIAVLRLLRLPGVVRLVDEGLQGDSPFLVTERIMGRPFPGVSVPCSWEELEPVLVRLLETLARIHAVGIVHRDLKPDNVLVGPDKRPVVLDFGLSSPSAASPDPITDAGQIVGTLSYIAPEQFREQRATARTDLYAVGIMAYLALTGRVPHEKRDMCAFILSRLNEPAPNLRTLVPHLPFEVALVLDQLIATNPADRPRSAAEVVVRLRDRLIPSTRSSSVPPPLRPILIPRDRQPPRTVAALQALFSGPNRLLYLQEDAARVLFARTAGEPALVARELEAWVRAGLARWDGERVAVDREAIEVLEAGLVVATHDDTGAMRLHLTPRQWDLVAWVALAFPHADVGVLAEARDDDPEDVEVELDELVRAEVLRPLPEGKFLPAIWPDVEELWTVEAQQRAHRALAAALPLGAPGRLMHLLKGAVDDRESAADVTREVVRASQRLAAEGRTTRATLLLTEGLRMLRQNPQASREDWARLFASWVEIALAENTSTALDRVLYELCRPGAADDPALAHLAALVRAALAAGPWTSRVLVAAAEVLPFTDPSLELRRQGVRVLAARRGALAAEEATIAEVAAWAEAGGDRVAQARAASWLGRLRYRQGRFDEAAACHLAAAAGEAWPVARLWALLFGASALLEAFRFEEAKATAEEALALARHCRHAVCAGRAEWILRSVAYRMGVLDGGPVDHELVEATPLVGGSDLEALVCLTEAAVAHRAGDRALARDLGGRAYRVWRPLQERVGALLSAGLFLVHGGDLPGAEVQALVEAARTCPIPGVGVQALALLVAAGVPVTWGRDDVDRLVVLVPVDRRRDRMDVLSVEEALEGMPRA
- a CDS encoding PP2C family protein-serine/threonine phosphatase produces the protein MTATRRAPDEPNASDLERILRDATRLQLDLARAASVLRERGGDLARDLPGEIDGLITQLSTFRTSLDAERREQEGAMSREAQAALFEVGKAITSSLDLKTVLNQCMDSVIELTKAERGYLVLVDQYGKLDVQVARNLDQDTIRSMEFAYSSSVVEEVLKSERSVLTSNAQTDERFALQRSVAMFRLTSIMAAPLRIRGKVIGVLYVDNRAFTGQFSQAKLDLLEAFAGQAAIAIHNAKLFGQTDEALKQRLLELEGLYKELAVARERAENGLAAVEREMQIGRVLQSEFLPRELPSLPGWQIASRFLPARQLSGDFYDVFQLASGEFAVAIADVCDKGVGAALFMSLVRGLLRAFALRAADRTAVLAAITETNDYLAENHGRTAMFTTLFFGVLDPESGELSYVNCGHDAPIVLGATGEEIRLESTGPALGAIRDVEFEMGQITLLPGDSLVAFTDGVSDALDPSERSFSEEKLLSILRGGAPSVTTMLGDVVAALRHHIGGAAQFDDITLLALRRNPTRRDFPTGQYRVIEPIVQATGKRNRR